The sequence tctctcgctcgctttgGCGGCTTTGATGTGCTTGTTCTCGACGAGCGTTCCGAGCCCACCACTGCGGGTCGTGCTGATGGCATTCAGCCACGTACCATCGAGGTGCTGCGCAACATGGAGCCCCTTGGATCCGAGTTCTTTGAGCGCAGCGCTCCGTCGTACGAGCGAACGTTTTGGGATCCTCGTTCCGATGGCCAACGCGGCATCGAGCGTACCCGTCGTGTGCAGTCTTTCCCCACCGACATGGAGATCCAGGACAATTGCACACTTGGTCTGCAGCAGGGTCTCATCGAAGGCGGCTTTCTCCGAGACATGGAGCGCCACGGACAGCGTGTCACTCGTCCTTGGGCTTACCAGAACTTTGAAATGACTGACGACCCAACTTACCCCGTCACAGTCACGTTGGAAAAGATGAAACCCGTCATGGAGTCGACCAACGAGGGGGGCGCGCccatcagcatcatcaaGCCCACTGGCGAAACCAAGACGATTCGCACCAAGTACCTGGTCGGGTGCGACGGTGGTAGATCGCGACTGCGAAAGACGCTCGAGGAACGTCACGAATTTACTTTCAACGGTGACTGGGTCGACACGCTCTGGGCTGCGCTCGACTGCGTTGTCGAGACCAATTTCCCCGATGTGCGCAAGATTGCCGCTATTCACTCAAAGAACCACGGCGCGCTCTACATTTTCCCGCGAGAGAACAACGAAAAGGGACAGCCGATCATTCGATGCTACACTCAGGTCAATCGCCTTGGCGGCGAAAAGAGCAAGGAGTCGGCACTCGATGCACGAGACAAGGTGACCGCTGAAATGGTCATGACGGCGATCAAGGAGATTGCCTACCCGTACAAGTTCGACTTCAAGGTTGTCGAATGGTTCACATGCTACCCGATTGGTCAGCGTTTGATTTCAAGATACTCGCTTCCTGCAGGCAAGACTGCCGACGGCGCTTCGTTTCCTGGTCACCGTGTGCTTCTTGCCGGTGATGCATGCCACACGCACTCACCCAAGGCCGGTCAGGGTATGAACACTGCCATCATTGACTCGCAGGCGTTAGCTTGGAGGATCAATTTGGTGGAGAAGGGACTGGCGGATCCCGAGATTCTTTTGGCGACCTACCACGCTGAGCGACATGCTACGGGCAAGCAGCTGATCGACTTTGATTCAGAGTACTCGGCATTGTTCTCGGGCGAAGTGCCCAAGAGTACGCCTGAGGTAGCAACGATGACGGATGCGGAGAAGCGCGAGCACTTTATCAACATTCAGCGCCGAAACGCGGCTTTCACGACGGGTGCTGGTGTATTGTACGCCGATAATGTGCTCAACTACCGCGACCCGTCAAAGTTGGGTGTAGCCAAGATCAcggacaagctcgagcctgGTCGTAGATTGCAGCCTGCATGGGCTACGCGATGGTCGAATTCGCAGCCAGTGCGCATGATCCACGAGATCCAGTTTACCGCCCCTGGCGGGTTTCGATTGTACGTGTGCGGTGGCGACCCGAACAAGAACATGCGTCACCTGGAGGCGTTTGCCAATCACCTTGCTTCGCCCCATTCGTTTGTCAACCGCTTCCGCGCCAACCAGCGTgcgatgctgttgcagaACAAGGCATATCACCAACTCCCCACCTCGCTCAATACTGGTTTGACCGAAGGGTTCGCCTCAGAGGCCAACCCGTTCTTCCACATGCTCCTCATTGTGCGTTCGCAACGTTTCAACGTTGAGCTGGAGCACTTCCAGCACCTGGGTGCGCTCAAGAGCATGCTCTACTGCGACGACATCGAAGCCGGACATGGTGCATTCAAGGTCACGCTTGACGACCAGTTTGTTGGTGGTCTGCACGATAAGTGGGGTCTGCCAAATGGTGGGATTGTCGTAGTAAGGCCAGACGGCTACGTCGGAATGGTCGCGCCGATTGACCAAGGTCAGACGGGCTTTGAAAGCATCGAAAAATACTTTGATGGCTTCTTGAAGAGTTCCGCTGTTTCAGTCCAGAGGACCAGGCTGTAAAGGCAAGCACACAGCACTCACACTAGCTCTCACCACTGACTGCAATATGCAAACACGAAATGTGGAAATTCACTCTCTCTGTCAACacacgagtcacgagtcgtggTTGTCactagtcgtgagtcacgagtcgttCAGTCACTAGTCGTTCGtatcacgagtcacgagtcatgagCGTCACTGTGACCATCCACGATCGTGGGTGTACGGCCTGCCGGTCGACTGAAAGACGCGCGGCGTCGCGGCTGTGAAGCGTGCGGGGGACGCGCGTAGCGAGCACAGCGAGCACAGCATTCATAGCGAGCACAGCATTCATAGCATTCATAGCGTGCACAGCGTGCACAGCGTGCACAGCGAGCACAGCGAGCACAGCATTCATAGCGTGCACAGCGTGAGTAGCCTGCATAGTGTGCGTAGCGTGCAACGCTCATAGCACTCATAGCGTGCACAGCGGGCCGAAAACACACGCTGCGGGAAGCGCTAGGCAAGCGGTAAGCGTACAATTACAGAGACACGAtgcgacaaggacgagcggGATGGTGCGATCAGAGCATGCTAGCGATGCTCATTGTCGAGCGTGCAGTGGCAGTGGTAttggcgtcggcgtcggcatCCGAGTCTGGCGCCGTGGCAGACACGCGTCTAGTTGACTGTGCGTTGGGGAGCGTGTGTGTAGATCTTACCCCGActgttgatgttgatgccGAGGCAGTGTCGTGCTTGTCTACTGAAGAGCGGTCGGCGTCAGTGTTGGCGTCACGACTGGCATGTGGCGTGGCACGCAACGGTGGTGCCGATGGGTTGACAGCGTCCGTACCACTTGGCGGCGCCTTGGCCCAGGAAAAGTCGCCGAATGTTGTGCGAAATTGAGGATTAGGTTGGCTCAATCGCTTGACCGGCAACtccttggcttgcttggcaaGAGCCTCCAATCCGGAACATGACCGCTGACGGTGCTCGATCAACTCGGCAAAGTTGGAAAGCACATTGGCGAGACcgctcgaggaagcgcgATGTGTCGACGAAAACGATCCGCTCGATCCGCTATTCGACATTCTCGCCGATGGCGCTACCGGAGAATCACAGAAGGGCGAGTGTCTTCTCGACATGATCCGCGACTCGGGCGCCGAATGCTGTTGCGGCGATATTGGCGCTGTGCCTTCCCTGTTGTGCGTCGGGCTTGAGTTCAAGTTCGAGTTCGAGTTCGGGTCCGCCGGAAGCGGGCTCAGACTCGGATTTGGGTTGAACAGTGGATCGATGCGTATAGagcttcgtcgacgttCCAATTCGAGCGCTTTTTGAGCCCATTCTTTCTCGAAACGGTAGAAACGGCTGTAGGTCTGGGCAGCCTCTTTAGCCTCGTTGAACAGCGCCTGGCTCGTAGGCGGAGACGCGCGCAGCGGCTCAGAGATCAATTTGCTGGAActgcttggctcgactGAATCGGTGCTGTAGTTGAGAGTAATGGAAGGCGTG comes from Mycosarcoma maydis chromosome 1, whole genome shotgun sequence and encodes:
- a CDS encoding uncharacterized protein (related to Phenol 2-monooxygenase), which translates into the protein MPTQQFSAPGQAVEEAKAGGHHAHGTHNYPDPLTHIDRTSWDVTIIGAGPAGLMLATSLARFGGFDVLVLDERSEPTTAGRADGIQPRTIEVLRNMEPLGSEFFERSAPSYERTFWDPRSDGQRGIERTRRVQSFPTDMEIQDNCTLGLQQGLIEGGFLRDMERHGQRVTRPWAYQNFEMTDDPTYPVTVTLEKMKPVMESTNEGGAPISIIKPTGETKTIRTKYLVGCDGGRSRLRKTLEERHEFTFNGDWVDTLWAALDCVVETNFPDVRKIAAIHSKNHGALYIFPRENNEKGQPIIRCYTQVNRLGGEKSKESALDARDKVTAEMVMTAIKEIAYPYKFDFKVVEWFTCYPIGQRLISRYSLPAGKTADGASFPGHRVLLAGDACHTHSPKAGQGMNTAIIDSQALAWRINLVEKGLADPEILLATYHAERHATGKQLIDFDSEYSALFSGEVPKSTPEVATMTDAEKREHFINIQRRNAAFTTGAGVLYADNVLNYRDPSKLGVAKITDKLEPGRRLQPAWATRWSNSQPVRMIHEIQFTAPGGFRLYVCGGDPNKNMRHLEAFANHLASPHSFVNRFRANQRAMLLQNKAYHQLPTSLNTGLTEGFASEANPFFHMLLIVRSQRFNVELEHFQHLGALKSMLYCDDIEAGHGAFKVTLDDQFVGGLHDKWGLPNGGIVVVRPDGYVGMVAPIDQGQTGFESIEKYFDGFLKSSAVSVQRTRL
- a CDS encoding Hgl1p, required for dimorphism and teliospore formation — encoded protein: MFVATRRPSPTPSSPAVSRRSSWVDLPVASAPSSRRGSRVDLSIQTSLANTSVGSDSHAGGSHTKLAINQLLTNLSHVSQEQARMSSPRSSHSPALNDSPALKRKFEADSDSSTAYKVASAHEIHLPTDPVRRASIINLATAAAAAVLQSQAGQRRMSNFSDPEQKRQRVEQLGSLIEQARKASVTSMSHDMSRHVEAAQQNVAIATVLANHLGLTPQSSAASTPSAGTPAPASPTKPYAPSTLAIPQTPTTPRSPLSAAPLTASQISDHQSATQAVAGPSARATNDQAEFSRPKPLVASPPRTPSITLNYSTDSVEPSSSSKLISEPLRASPPTSQALFNEAKEAAQTYSRFYRFEKEWAQKALELERRRSSIRIDPLFNPNPSLSPLPADPNSNSNLNSSPTHNREGTAPISPQQHSAPESRIMSRRHSPFCDSPVAPSARMSNSGSSGSFSSTHRASSSGLANVLSNFAELIEHRQRSCSGLEALAKQAKELPVKRLSQPNPQFRTTFGDFSWAKAPPSGTDAVNPSAPPLRATPHASRDANTDADRSSVDKHDTASASTSTVGVRSTHTLPNAQSTRRVSATAPDSDADADANTTATARSTMSIASML